AGTTGCTGCTGGTATTCCAGGTGTGCAAGTTGACGGTATGGATGCCCTAGCTGTCTATGAAGTGACAAAAGAAGCGCGGGCATGGACCGCCGCTGGTAATGGCCCTGTCTTGATTGAGACGCTGACCTATCGTTATGGGCCACATACGTTATCTGGCGATGATCCGACGCGTTATCGTTCCAAGGAGACAGATGAGTTATGGCAAAAGCGCGATCCGTTAATTCGAATGCGGAACTACCTGACTGATAAGGGACTTTGGAACAAAGACAAGGAAGACGCCTTAATTGATCAAGTTAAGGATGAAATTAAGGACGCAATTAACAAAGCTGATAAGGCACCACAGCAGACGGTATCCCGCTTCCTAAAGGACACGTACGAGACCGCACCGCAAAATGTTGCTGAACAGCTGGCAGAATTTCAAGGAAAGGAGTCGAAGTAACCATGGCACAAAAAACAATGATCCAAGCCATCACGGATGCGCTTGATGTTGAGTTGGCGAACGACCCTAAGACCTTGGTATTCGGCGAAGATGTCGGGAAAAACGGTGGTGTTTTCCGTGCAACTGATGGTTTGCAAGCAAAATACGGTGAGGATCGGGTTTTCGATACCCCACTGGCGGAATCTGGCATCGGCGGTTTGTCGATTGGGTTGGCATTGACCGGTTGGCGGCCAATTCCTGAAATTCAGTTTTTCGGATTCGTTTTTGAAACGATGGACAGCATTGGTGGTCAGATGTCACGGATGCGTTACCGGATGGGCGGCACTCGCTCAATGCCGATCACGATTCGGGCGCCTTTTGGCGGTGGTGTTCACACCCCGGAAATGCACAGTGACAACTTTGAAGGGTTAATTGCGCAATTTCCTGGTATGCGTGTCGTTATTCCAAGCAATCCATATGATGCCAAAGGTTTGCTGATTAGTTCGATCCGGAGCAATGATCCTGTCTTGTTCCTTGAGCATATGAAACTATATCGTTCCTTCCGGCAAGATGTTCCAGAGGGCACGTACACGGTACCGTTGGACAAAGCGGCGGTGACCCGCGAAGGTTCAGATGTATCGATCATCACGTATGGTGCGATGGTTCGCGAAGCGCTGAAAGCTGCTGATAATTTAGCCAAAGATGGGATTCAGGCTGAAATTGTTGACTTGCGGACAATTGCGCCACTTGATGTCGAAACGATCATCAATTCGGTCAAAAAGACACATAAGGTTGTTGTGGTGCAAGAAGCACAACGCATGGCCGGTGTTGCATCAACGGTGATCAGTGAGATTTCCGAACGGGCGATTCTGTCGCTTGAGGCACCGATTGGTCGGGTTGCCGCTCCGGATACCCCGTTCCCATTTGGCCAAGCTGAAAACATTTGGCTGCCAAATGCTAAGGATATTGAAGCTAAAGTCCGGGAAACCGTTAATTTCTAGAAAGAAGAGGTGCCAACATGGCTTTTGAATTCAAACTGCCAGAACTTGGCGAAGGTTTGGCAGAAGGCGAAATCGTTAAGTGGGACGTCAAACCTGGTGATGACATCAAGGAAGACGATACCTTACTTGAGGTTCAAAGTGATAAAAGTGTTGAAGAGATTCCATCCCCGGTCTCCGGCAAAATTTTAAAAATTCTTGTTCCAGAAGGGGAAACCGCGTCAGTTGGTGATCTATTGGTTGAAATCGATGATGGCTCCGGACCGGCAGCTGCACCGGCTGCACCTGCGACTGCAACAGCAGCCCCTGCGACACCCGC
This genomic window from Lacticaseibacillus paracasei subsp. paracasei contains:
- a CDS encoding alpha-ketoacid dehydrogenase subunit beta; protein product: MAQKTMIQAITDALDVELANDPKTLVFGEDVGKNGGVFRATDGLQAKYGEDRVFDTPLAESGIGGLSIGLALTGWRPIPEIQFFGFVFETMDSIGGQMSRMRYRMGGTRSMPITIRAPFGGGVHTPEMHSDNFEGLIAQFPGMRVVIPSNPYDAKGLLISSIRSNDPVLFLEHMKLYRSFRQDVPEGTYTVPLDKAAVTREGSDVSIITYGAMVREALKAADNLAKDGIQAEIVDLRTIAPLDVETIINSVKKTHKVVVVQEAQRMAGVASTVISEISERAILSLEAPIGRVAAPDTPFPFGQAENIWLPNAKDIEAKVRETVNF